The following coding sequences are from one Diospyros lotus cultivar Yz01 chromosome 7, ASM1463336v1, whole genome shotgun sequence window:
- the LOC127806144 gene encoding sinalpyl alcohol oxidase Nec3-like: MQKPALFAIFFVFIFFIVPQPRISLASESHNQDQDYLKFVNDATKFPSKQYYDYIVVGGGAVGCPLAATLSKSHSVLLLERGSSPYERPEVLLEANLMTNILEANDKDSPAQAFTSEDGIPNVRGRILGGGTMLNFGFYSRADPYFYAKSGIEWDMKLVNESYKWVEETIVSKPILGTWQSSVKEALLEAGNGPDNGFTFDHIIGTKIGGSIFDGNGRRHGAVELLNKAVSKNIRVAIHATVERVIFSSNSSGLSAVGVIYTDSKGKLHRAMLKPKGEVILSAGTLGSPQLLLLSGVGPKSYLSSLSIPIVKHHPMVGQFLADNPRFDINISPPFQVEDSGIAIAGITEDYYIEAASGSYPFDSPVNFILFPNPSPPANFTVLSIVEKLSRPLSTGSLRLASSTNVRRTPKVRFNYLSNPTDLANCVLGTKNLDRLINSKAMETYKFQGQNGTKEFKFVGLSLPENKTDDVAFETFCHKMLTSMYHYHGGCVVGKVVDPRFRVLGIDALRVLDGSTFTSTPGTNPQATLMMLGRYVGLRMQEERKP; this comes from the exons atgcAGAAGCCAGCGCTTTTCGCCATCTTTtttgtcttcatcttcttcattgttCCTCAACCCAGAATTTCTTTGGCTTCTGAATCCCATAACCAAG ATCAAGATTACTTGAAGTTTGTTAATGATGCAACTAAATTTCCTTCAAAACAGTACTATGATTACATAGTAGTTGGCGGAGGGGCAGTTGGTTGTCCTCTAGCTGCCACTCTATCAAAAAGCCATTCTGTTCTACTACTTGAAAGGGGTAGCTCACCATATGAAAGACCAGAAGTCTTACTCGAAGCGAATCTTATGACTAACATCTTAGAAGCAAATGACAAAGACTCACCTGCTCAAGCTTTCACATCTGAAGATGGCATTCCAAATGTAAGAGGAAGGATTCTTGGTGGGGGAACCATGTTAAATTTTGGCTTCTACTCGAGAGCCGACCCATACTTCTATGCAAAATCTGGCATCGAGTGGGACATGAAACTTGTCAACGAGTCGTATAAATGGGTTGAAGAGACTATTGTCTCCAAACCCATTCTTGGAACATGGCAATCTTCAGTGAAAGAAGCACTTCTAGAAGCAGGTAATGGCCCTGACAATGGATTTACCTTTGATCACATTATAGGAACCAAGATTGGAGGATCAATCTTCGATGGGAATGGGCGACGCCATGGTGCAGTTGAGCTCTTGAACAAAGCTGTATCAAAGAACATTCGAGTGGCCATTCATGCCACAGTTGAGAGGGTGATTTTCTCCTCAAATTCATCAG GCTTGTCAGCTGTTGGAGTCATCTATACCGACTCAAAGGGTAAGCTACATCGAGCCATGCTAAAACCCAAAGGAGAAGTAATTTTAAGCGCTGGAACTCTTGGTAGCCCTCAACTTTTGTTGCTAAGTGGAGTTGGTCCAAAGTCATATCTATCATCCTTGAGCATTCCCATAGTGAAGCACCATCCCATGGTTGGCCAATTTTTAGCTGATAATCCTCgttttgatattaatatatCTCCTCCATTTCAAGTAGAGGATTCAGGAATTGCAATTGCAGGAATAACAGAAGATTACTATATTGAAGCCGCGTCAGGTTCTTATCCTTTCGATTCTCCAGTAAACTTCATCCTCTTCCCAAACCCATCTCCTCCCGCGAACTTCACTGTATTATCTATTGTTGAAAAACTATCAAGGCCTCTCTCAACGGGTTCACTTCGTCTAGCGTCATCCACAAATGTGAGAAGAACCCCAAAGGTTCGCTTCAATTACTTGTCAAACCCAACAGACTTGGCAAATTGTGTGTTAGGAACAAAAAATCTTGACAGGTTAATAAACTCCAAAGCCATGGAGACGTACAAGTTTCAGGGCCAGAATGGAACtaaagaatttaaatttgttgGGCTATCTTTGCCAGAAAACAAAACTGATGATGTAGCATTTGAAACATTTTGTCACAAAATGCTAACGTCCATGTACCACTACCATGGTGGTTGTGTGGTTGGGAAGGTCGTTGATCCtcgttttagggttttgggaATTGATGCATTACGAGTTCTTGATGGATCCACCTTCACATCGACCCCAGGAACCAATCCTCAGGCTACTCTCATGATGCTCGGCCG GTATGTTGGCCTGAGAATGCAGGAAGAAAGAAAGCCATAA